The following coding sequences are from one Triticum dicoccoides isolate Atlit2015 ecotype Zavitan chromosome 4A, WEW_v2.0, whole genome shotgun sequence window:
- the LOC119287310 gene encoding F-box/FBD/LRR-repeat protein At1g13570-like, producing the protein MGIMLNFTVPDQFHPTQLHRGSGRIVGHQLEALSILAFRALSEHIQQNEVFRQTPIANSQFQLLSILLCGLIHAKGITGEVRCKLCCILICGVISDYIHHGPIDAKESAIDLFGDLPEDVLCTIFSKLPLEEAVRTSAVSRKWRYLWMLCSKLSFDGNTVCGKNNYEKRVYTLMFTRIVNRVLEQYRGKLVEELAIKIEFNWMLVEHLDNWVRFVVSSQTKALVFDLAPEQRQPPGRDDRYKFPFELLDDDSICRLQKLHLSFVDFQPPIHFSGFPNLRKLDLNLVNVSGKDIQHMLSNCCNLEWLSIVRCHLNGELKVNGPLPHLLYLKIASCNITNIEFLAENLATFEYRGEAVPIDLSNSLELKCANIWYYRDTLEHTITVLANVLINVQHLTLDTACEPPKIPCLMHYRCKFSQMTYLQLRLVYIEEFNILSLVSFVRSAPFIRKLELHFRFPSYVHSIQESDEPIRKLPERLFNNLKSLYVTGFKACIGQVEFLSHMVENSPALEILSIDHSDKYPLEGHERDTKTVVDVVHRTARRYLEGKISSKCTLILL; encoded by the exons ATGGGGATCATGCTCAACTTCACAGTGCCCGATCAATTCCATCCAACGCAACTCCACCGAGGCAGCGGCAGAATAGTAGGCCATCAGCTCGAAGCGTTGAGCATTCTGGCTTTCAGAGCTTTATCCGAGCACATTCAACAGAATGAAGTGTTCCGTCAAACGCCTATAGCCAACAGCCAGTTTCAACTGCTGAGCATTCTGCTTTGCGGACTAATCCATGCCAAGGGAATAACTGGGGAAGTTCGATGTAAACTGTGCTGCATTCTCATCTGTGGAGTTATATCTGACTACATCCATCACGGACCAATTGATGCAAAGGAATCGGCGATTGATCTGTTTGGAGACCTTCCAGAG GACGTGCTATGCACAATTTTTTCAAAGTTGCCTCTGGAAGAGGCTGTAAGAACCAGTGCCGTATCAAGGAAATGGAGATACTTGTGGATGCTTTGTTCTAAATTGAGTTTCGATGGAAATACAGTATGtggcaaaaacaattatgagaaaaGAGTGTATACTCTAATGTTCACTCGCATTGTTAATAGGGTCTTGGAACAGTACCGTGGCAAGTTGGTGGAAGAGCTTGCAATCAAAATTGAGTTCAACTGGATGTTGGTTGAACATCTTGATAACTGGGTTCGTTTTGTTGTATCATCGCAGACAAAGGCACTAGTTTTTGATTTAGCACCAGAACAGCGTCAACCTCCAGGTCGTGATGATCGGTACAAATTTCCATTTGAGCTTTTAGACGACGACAGTATATGCCGTCTACAGAAACTTCATCTTAGCTTTGTAGATTTCCAGCCACCAATTCATTTTAGTGGTTTCCCTAACCTAAGGAAGCTTGATCTGAACTTAGTGAATGTCAGTGGGAAGGATATTCAACATATGTTGTCAAACTGCTGTAACCTAGAGTGGCTGAGTATTGTTAGATGCCATCTCAATGGGGAACTAAAGGTTAACGGCCCTCTGCCTCACCTGCTATACTTGAAAATTGCTTCCTGCAATATAACAAATATAGAATTCCTTGCCGAGAACCTTGCAACCTTCGAATACAGAGGAGAAGCGGTGCCTATTGACCTCAGTAATTCATTGGAACTGAAATGTGCAAACATATGGTATTATAGAGACACGCTCGAGCACACTATTACTGTTCTTGCTAATGTGCTTATAAATGTGCAACATCTGACCCTCGATACAGCCTGTGAACCTCCAAAG ATTCCCTGTTTGATGCATTACCGATGCAAGTTTTCTCAGATGACGTATTTACAATTGAGGTTGGTTTATATCGAAGAATTCAATATATTATCTTTGGTCTCTTTTGTGAGGTCTGCTCCTTTCATCCGGAAGTTAGAGCTGCAC TTTCGTTTCCCTAGTTATGTGCATTCGATACAAGAATCTGATGAACCTATCAGGAAGCTACCGGAGCGTCTGTTCAACAACTTAAAGAGTTTGTATGTTACAGGATTTAAAGCATGCATCGGTCAAGTTGAGTTCCTTTCACACATGGTGGAAAATTCCCCTGCACTGGAGATTTTAAGTATAGATCATTCAGACAAATATCCCCTAGAAGGCCATGAAAGAGACACGAAAACGGTTGTTGACGTAGTCCATAGAACTGCTAGAAGGTATCTCGAAGGGAAGATTTCGTCCAAGTGCACCCTAATATTACTTTAA